In one window of Cellulophaga sp. HaHa_2_95 DNA:
- a CDS encoding DUF1080 domain-containing protein, producing the protein MKNSIFFNRILLLCVVSLFFNCKNEPKDDTPWINLFDGETLNGWNQKGGIAKYTVRDGAIVGSTVHDTPNTFLTSDKMYGDFILELDYKVDSSMNSGIQIRSNSFPNYRDGRVHGYQVEIDPSDRAWSGGIYDESRRGWLNPLDGNPAAQKAFKQNDWNHYRIEAIGDTLKTWINDVPAAYLIDGKTGSGFICLQVHEIHADKKEGTEIIWKNVKILTDSLAKYSRKSPIQPINTKNQLTIDEKKKGWKLLWDGETTEGWRGAKLEKFPETGWKIEDGILSVLASGGGESTAGGDIVTNELYADFELTVDFKLTPGANSGIKYYVDTELNKGDGSSIGLEYQILDDALHPDAKLGNHDGSRTVSSLYDLIQADTNKPIHPIGEWNTAYIISKDNHVEHWLNDVKVLEYERNSEEYLKLVSESKYEKWPNFGALEKGQILLQDHGDLVSFKNVKIRPINTINE; encoded by the coding sequence ATGAAAAATTCCATTTTCTTCAATAGAATACTACTCTTATGTGTAGTATCCTTATTTTTTAACTGTAAGAACGAACCGAAAGATGACACTCCTTGGATAAACTTATTTGATGGAGAAACATTAAATGGATGGAACCAAAAAGGAGGGATTGCAAAATACACAGTTAGAGATGGAGCAATTGTAGGGAGTACTGTTCATGATACTCCAAATACTTTTTTAACGTCTGATAAAATGTATGGCGATTTTATTTTAGAATTAGATTATAAGGTAGATTCTAGCATGAATTCTGGCATACAAATACGCAGCAACAGTTTTCCTAATTATAGAGACGGAAGAGTTCATGGCTATCAAGTAGAGATAGACCCTTCTGATAGAGCATGGAGTGGTGGTATTTATGATGAATCTAGACGTGGTTGGTTAAACCCGTTAGATGGCAACCCTGCAGCACAAAAAGCTTTTAAGCAAAATGATTGGAACCACTATAGAATTGAAGCGATTGGTGACACCTTAAAAACTTGGATTAATGATGTCCCTGCTGCTTATTTAATTGATGGGAAAACAGGAAGTGGTTTCATATGCTTACAGGTTCATGAAATACATGCTGATAAAAAAGAAGGAACTGAGATTATTTGGAAAAACGTAAAGATTCTTACGGATAGTCTTGCTAAATACAGCAGAAAATCACCTATCCAACCCATAAACACAAAAAACCAATTGACCATCGATGAGAAGAAGAAAGGCTGGAAATTATTATGGGATGGAGAAACTACTGAGGGATGGCGTGGTGCTAAACTAGAAAAGTTTCCTGAAACTGGCTGGAAAATTGAAGATGGTATCTTAAGTGTTCTAGCTTCTGGTGGCGGAGAATCTACTGCTGGCGGAGATATCGTTACGAATGAATTGTATGCTGATTTTGAATTAACTGTAGATTTTAAATTAACACCTGGCGCAAATAGTGGTATAAAGTATTATGTAGATACGGAATTAAATAAAGGTGATGGTTCTTCTATTGGATTGGAATATCAGATTTTAGATGATGCCTTACATCCTGATGCTAAGCTTGGTAATCATGATGGTAGTAGAACGGTTTCTTCCTTGTATGATTTGATACAAGCAGACACCAATAAACCTATTCATCCAATCGGAGAATGGAATACCGCCTATATTATATCTAAAGACAACCATGTAGAACACTGGTTAAATGATGTAAAAGTTTTAGAATACGAAAGAAATAGTGAAGAGTACTTAAAATTAGTATCTGAAAGTAAATATGAAAAATGGCCAAATTTTGGTGCTTTAGAAAAAGGACAAATATTATTACAAGATCATGGTGATTTGGTGTCCTTTAAAAATGTAAAAATTCGTCCAATTAATACTATAAATGAATAA
- a CDS encoding TonB-dependent receptor — translation MEKLKLLMVTLLLGLSSTLLAQTKVSGVVADELGMPIPGANVVVKGTTNGTVTDFDGIFEIEASSGATLQFSYIGYSTKEVAYKGQSSLNVTLSEDTALLDEVVVIGYGSVKKSDLTGAVASLSAENLTEQKKTDIGQALQGRVAGVDVRTLNSKPGAPLNIQIRGNTVITANQGGERDGVSDDLSDDPDQPLYVVDGIFFDDINVLNPSDIQQMDILKDASATAIYGSRGANGVVIITTKNGIEGKTVFTYESSFGLRSATNIPDMLSGDEYVGFVDDVLRAREWLNTSRTVADYNNVTIDRSTEYFSSNGNQEVANVASGNYTDWMGLLRKTGVQTSHTVGMSGGANGLVYSGSLGYLHDEGVMGIEEFERYNISASLSKKVSDKLTVGIKTYLALSEREQGSRELFRSSLRLAPTVSAYDANGEPVLAPDAQDDRFLNPLYEADGAWRVNDRSLDVIANVFLNYKPKEWLNLKTQFSPNVSAKRFGEYRGLLTKSSRNDESRIRSYYDTGLNTSYTWDNIADFDFDIAEGHNLKTTLITSIYYNNEEGSNIQVRDFDTDAYLFFNTQAGADTPNDYGTFYSKETLSSFAGRLNYNIKDRYLFTATGRYDGSSKLSEGNKWAFFPSAAFAWKASEEEFLQNTDWLNNLKLRVSYGESGNDKTVNPYSSLAFLSQTGYLFGDESNIGKVVSNLSNADLSWEISKEYNFGLEVGVLNNRISLGFEYYNKKTEGSVLARQLSFITGFGDEENTPSAIGNFGSVRNSGIEVTLNTVNVRNDNFTWKTNINFSNNKNEILELYGGLDQITLSDSRLNGVLQVGSPIDAVFDYEVDGIWQIDEAAEADALGSIPGQYKFVDQLTVDTNGDGVADATDGVINQDDKRVIGSQSPDWIAGMTNTFSYKNLELNVQVNTRQGVFGHSEFHQNFATFNGDKAIFNSLDQDYWTPNNPGGKYPSPEYGESNPWFYEDMSFVRIANIGMAYDFPDTLLDKFKMSSLRMTLNVQNPFTFTDFEGPDPETGLQNSYNMGYSVKTILFGLKLSY, via the coding sequence ATGGAAAAACTAAAACTATTAATGGTTACCTTATTATTGGGTTTGTCATCAACATTATTGGCGCAGACTAAGGTGTCTGGTGTTGTTGCAGATGAGTTGGGTATGCCCATTCCGGGAGCAAACGTAGTCGTAAAAGGAACAACCAATGGGACTGTTACGGATTTTGATGGAATTTTTGAAATTGAAGCGAGTAGTGGAGCAACTTTACAGTTTTCTTATATAGGATACAGTACGAAAGAAGTAGCTTATAAAGGACAATCTTCCTTGAATGTAACATTGTCTGAGGATACAGCATTGTTAGATGAAGTCGTTGTTATTGGTTATGGTTCAGTAAAGAAAAGTGATTTAACAGGAGCGGTTGCTTCTTTAAGTGCTGAGAATTTAACGGAACAAAAGAAAACAGATATTGGTCAAGCACTACAAGGTAGAGTTGCTGGGGTAGATGTTAGAACATTAAACTCAAAGCCGGGTGCACCTCTTAATATACAAATTAGAGGTAATACGGTTATCACTGCCAACCAAGGTGGCGAAAGAGATGGGGTTAGTGATGATTTGAGTGATGATCCAGATCAACCATTATATGTTGTAGATGGAATCTTCTTTGATGATATTAATGTATTAAACCCTTCTGATATTCAGCAAATGGATATCTTAAAAGATGCTTCTGCAACGGCAATATATGGTTCTAGAGGAGCTAATGGGGTGGTTATTATTACCACTAAGAATGGTATTGAAGGAAAAACAGTATTTACTTATGAATCTAGTTTTGGTTTGCGTTCTGCAACGAATATACCAGATATGCTTAGTGGAGATGAATATGTTGGTTTCGTAGATGACGTGTTACGTGCTAGAGAATGGTTAAACACTTCAAGAACAGTAGCAGATTATAATAATGTAACTATAGACCGTTCTACAGAATATTTTAGTAGCAACGGCAATCAAGAGGTAGCAAATGTAGCTAGCGGTAATTATACTGATTGGATGGGCTTATTAAGAAAAACAGGAGTTCAAACAAGTCATACTGTAGGTATGTCAGGAGGAGCAAATGGTTTAGTATATAGTGGTTCTTTAGGTTATTTGCATGATGAAGGTGTAATGGGGATTGAAGAATTTGAGCGTTATAATATTAGTGCTTCTCTTTCAAAAAAGGTGTCAGATAAACTTACCGTAGGGATAAAAACATATTTAGCATTATCAGAACGTGAGCAAGGAAGTAGAGAATTATTTAGAAGTTCTTTACGATTAGCTCCTACTGTGAGTGCTTATGACGCTAATGGAGAACCTGTTCTTGCTCCAGATGCACAAGATGACCGTTTTCTTAATCCGCTTTATGAAGCAGATGGTGCTTGGAGGGTTAATGACAGATCTTTAGATGTAATTGCAAACGTATTTTTGAATTATAAGCCAAAAGAATGGTTAAATCTTAAAACGCAATTCTCTCCCAATGTAAGTGCCAAGCGTTTTGGTGAGTATCGTGGTTTGTTGACAAAATCTTCCAGAAATGATGAAAGCAGAATAAGATCTTATTATGATACAGGGTTAAATACTTCATACACTTGGGATAACATTGCTGATTTTGATTTTGATATTGCAGAAGGTCATAATTTAAAAACAACCTTAATTACCTCTATCTATTATAACAACGAAGAAGGAAGTAATATTCAAGTTCGTGATTTTGATACCGATGCTTACTTATTTTTTAATACACAAGCAGGAGCAGATACGCCTAATGATTATGGAACTTTTTATTCTAAAGAAACCTTATCTTCTTTTGCAGGTCGTTTAAACTATAATATTAAAGATAGATATCTTTTTACAGCAACAGGAAGGTATGATGGTTCTTCTAAATTATCAGAAGGAAATAAATGGGCATTCTTTCCATCGGCAGCCTTTGCATGGAAAGCAAGTGAAGAAGAATTTCTTCAAAATACAGACTGGTTAAATAATTTAAAATTACGTGTAAGTTATGGGGAGTCTGGAAATGATAAAACAGTAAACCCTTACAGTTCGTTAGCATTTTTGAGTCAAACAGGTTATTTGTTTGGCGATGAGTCAAATATTGGAAAAGTGGTTTCAAACTTATCTAATGCAGATTTATCTTGGGAAATTTCTAAAGAATATAATTTCGGATTAGAAGTAGGTGTGTTAAACAACAGAATAAGTTTAGGATTTGAATATTACAATAAGAAGACAGAAGGTAGTGTTCTTGCGCGTCAGTTATCTTTCATAACTGGTTTTGGAGATGAAGAAAATACGCCAAGTGCAATTGGTAATTTTGGTTCTGTACGTAATAGCGGTATAGAAGTAACTCTAAATACTGTGAATGTTAGAAATGATAATTTTACTTGGAAAACGAATATCAACTTCTCAAATAACAAAAACGAAATTCTAGAGCTATATGGAGGTTTAGATCAAATAACTCTTAGCGATTCTCGTCTTAATGGTGTGTTACAAGTAGGTTCTCCTATTGATGCTGTATTTGATTATGAAGTTGATGGTATCTGGCAAATAGATGAAGCTGCAGAAGCTGATGCTTTAGGAAGTATACCAGGGCAATATAAGTTTGTAGATCAATTAACGGTAGATACTAATGGTGATGGTGTAGCAGATGCTACAGATGGTGTAATTAATCAAGATGATAAAAGAGTTATAGGTTCACAATCTCCTGATTGGATAGCGGGTATGACCAATACCTTTAGTTATAAAAATTTAGAACTTAATGTTCAAGTGAATACGAGACAAGGGGTATTCGGACATTCAGAATTTCACCAGAATTTTGCAACGTTTAATGGCGATAAAGCGATATTTAATAGCCTAGACCAAGATTATTGGACCCCTAACAACCCAGGTGGTAAATATCCTTCACCTGAATATGGGGAGTCAAATCCTTGGTTCTATGAAGATATGTCTTTTGTTAGAATAGCGAATATTGGCATGGCATATGATTTCCCAGACACTCTTTTAGATAAATTTAAAATGTCAAGTTTACGTATGACTCTAAACGTTCAGAACCCATTCACATTTACGGATTTTGAAGGTCCAGATCCAGAAACGGGATTACAGAACTCCTATAATATGGGGTATTCTGTAAAAACAATATTGTTCGGTCTTAAGTTATCCTATTAA
- a CDS encoding RagB/SusD family nutrient uptake outer membrane protein: MKLLKNINNVIVLFAVLVTTSACNDYIEEDIYSDITSENFIDQDNADQLVVGVYTSMRTVYRDYTFKFDGTDIFANKGDLSSLSATNDYFNLTSSAGQSVWANNYGVIGKANFVINRYENQIQWSDSNLEAKAYGIAQAKGLRALAYFNLVQQYGGVVLEVEEAQSIRTDYVRSSEQETYNLIISDLEAAIPSLEEAPETGRFSKRAAQHVLADVYLTRAYTSFGESTDFATAAALAEEAINGYDIRSQSFAELFAYDNQVNDEVLFAMQWGTSGFTADKDNNKHSLFMNQVSNYPGVNRATTPYGFSDFSMMPTPFYYSLFAANDSRDDVTFHRAILADADDELKDASGNLLDNIVAGDTVVYYPKVALDAAELVAHLDRHWVYQPDEYLFGRPDAIAGVNYLYTLNAELTNFPIFKKFDDEDFNETRLGARDTYVFRVAETHLIAAEAYLGAGNSSQALFHINRVRERATGVANEYTSITIDDILDERALELAGEDNRWAVLKRTGKLEERITQYNPQVIDHGAFDASTHLLRPIPASELQLSPETMTQNPGY, from the coding sequence ATGAAATTATTAAAAAACATAAATAATGTTATAGTCTTGTTCGCTGTTCTGGTAACAACAAGCGCATGTAATGACTATATAGAGGAAGATATTTACTCAGATATTACCAGTGAGAACTTTATTGATCAAGATAATGCAGATCAATTAGTGGTAGGTGTCTATACAAGTATGCGTACAGTATATAGAGATTACACCTTTAAATTTGATGGTACAGATATTTTTGCGAACAAAGGAGATCTTTCTTCGCTTTCTGCAACCAATGATTATTTTAATTTAACCTCTAGTGCAGGGCAATCTGTTTGGGCAAATAACTATGGCGTTATTGGTAAAGCAAATTTTGTAATTAACCGTTATGAAAATCAAATCCAATGGAGCGATTCTAATTTAGAGGCTAAAGCATATGGTATTGCACAGGCAAAAGGATTAAGAGCATTGGCTTATTTTAATTTAGTGCAACAATATGGTGGTGTGGTTCTAGAAGTTGAGGAAGCGCAGAGTATCCGTACTGATTATGTAAGGTCTTCAGAGCAAGAAACGTACAATCTTATTATTTCAGATTTAGAAGCGGCTATACCAAGCTTGGAGGAAGCTCCAGAAACTGGACGTTTTTCTAAAAGAGCAGCACAACATGTATTAGCAGACGTATACCTTACAAGAGCCTACACTTCTTTTGGCGAAAGTACAGATTTTGCTACGGCAGCAGCATTAGCAGAAGAAGCAATAAATGGCTATGATATTAGAAGTCAGTCTTTTGCTGAGCTATTTGCGTATGATAATCAAGTAAATGATGAAGTGCTTTTTGCAATGCAATGGGGTACTAGTGGTTTTACAGCAGACAAGGATAACAATAAGCATTCGTTATTTATGAATCAAGTGTCTAATTATCCTGGTGTTAACAGAGCAACAACGCCTTACGGGTTTAGTGATTTTTCAATGATGCCAACACCATTCTATTATTCTTTATTTGCGGCTAATGATAGTAGAGATGATGTTACTTTTCATAGAGCCATTTTAGCTGATGCAGATGATGAGCTGAAAGATGCTAGCGGAAATTTATTAGATAATATAGTGGCTGGAGATACCGTAGTGTATTATCCAAAAGTAGCTTTAGATGCAGCAGAATTAGTAGCACATTTAGATCGTCATTGGGTATACCAGCCAGATGAGTATTTATTTGGAAGACCAGACGCCATAGCAGGTGTAAACTATTTGTACACTTTAAATGCAGAATTGACCAACTTTCCAATTTTCAAAAAGTTTGATGATGAAGATTTTAATGAAACAAGATTGGGAGCACGTGATACGTATGTATTTAGAGTAGCAGAAACGCATTTAATAGCAGCAGAAGCTTATTTAGGAGCAGGAAATTCTTCTCAAGCGTTATTTCATATTAATAGGGTGCGTGAAAGAGCTACAGGTGTGGCTAATGAATATACATCAATTACTATAGATGATATTCTTGATGAGCGTGCTTTAGAGCTTGCAGGTGAAGATAATAGATGGGCGGTATTAAAGCGTACTGGTAAGTTAGAAGAAAGAATAACGCAATATAACCCTCAAGTTATAGATCACGGAGCATTTGATGCAAGTACTCATTTATTACGTCCGATACCAGCTAGTGAGCTACAATTATCTCCAGAGACGATGACTCAAAACCCTGGATACTAA
- a CDS encoding glycosyl hydrolase 115 family protein — protein MTTTLYKKNVAMTLCAIAFFLFFSCSKPHINQYFLIIGSSANPVELETINDLKKDLSKVVSEEILILTDEDEVPTSGTIFVLGTTTSNTLLKDLAAAKKITLSAELPGSRGGIWAKTNLENGQEAIVIGGSDVEGLQYAIYDYAKEILGIDPFEYWTGKMPSAKSKTAIYDFKAKTIAPPKVPILAYFENDVDELANYRGKLLEYDWESYTEMINSLVRLRYNAIQFFDMLGRPEFFVRPEYKKLNPNYQIDIEYLDKMIDYAKLKGMKIQIDFELGYQIHPMDESKAECWATYKEDWITAWKYYLEKTPLSKTDIYVLRPRNQVWDWEYKSSCGESKIDVFNEVYEAFGALVDQYNPEAIKVAICYSDGMEMFNEGFSPPKDWTVVWSDHGFGTFDHEIKDTKGYDFGTYMHAGYWLNHTVHNPYPELVETVMKDMFQKYEADKYCLVNGQNFRPFLLNLEAYSQVCYDPETFTSDGFYKNWTERYFTPDVAKHAVTSMQYLHKAQEGRKGYVEHLWEIREAVSYLSNAPIVRPGKTPIPFDYERVLGDLENTARTKSYLEKAFAEAETGYEKANKRDAFYHSYILLPVQLYSDLIAFETALHEMAKLKSQYETTKDKKFLAEAITILPEAKNKLKIVFDHRSSGDLDDKWKDWYSIAIRRQNNGFPTYEMLDAIEANLKKMTL, from the coding sequence ATGACGACTACTCTTTATAAAAAAAATGTGGCAATGACTTTATGTGCCATAGCTTTTTTCCTATTTTTTTCGTGTTCAAAACCTCATATAAATCAGTACTTTTTAATTATTGGTTCTTCAGCTAATCCTGTTGAATTAGAGACCATTAATGATCTTAAAAAAGATTTATCTAAGGTTGTTTCAGAAGAAATTTTAATTCTAACCGATGAGGACGAAGTACCCACGTCAGGGACAATTTTTGTCTTAGGGACAACAACATCTAATACACTACTAAAAGATTTAGCAGCGGCTAAAAAAATAACATTGTCTGCAGAATTGCCAGGATCAAGAGGAGGAATTTGGGCAAAAACAAACTTAGAAAACGGACAAGAAGCAATCGTTATTGGCGGGTCTGATGTAGAAGGACTGCAATACGCAATTTATGATTACGCAAAAGAAATTTTAGGAATAGATCCTTTTGAATATTGGACAGGGAAAATGCCTAGCGCCAAATCTAAAACGGCTATTTACGATTTTAAAGCAAAAACTATAGCACCACCAAAAGTACCTATTCTAGCCTATTTTGAGAATGATGTAGATGAATTGGCAAATTACCGAGGTAAACTTTTAGAATATGATTGGGAGAGTTATACAGAAATGATAAACTCTTTAGTACGCTTACGTTACAATGCAATCCAATTTTTTGACATGTTGGGCAGGCCAGAATTTTTTGTAAGACCTGAATATAAAAAATTAAACCCAAACTATCAGATAGATATTGAATATCTAGACAAGATGATAGACTACGCCAAATTGAAAGGCATGAAAATTCAAATAGATTTTGAATTAGGGTATCAAATACATCCAATGGATGAAAGTAAAGCAGAATGTTGGGCAACGTATAAAGAAGACTGGATCACTGCGTGGAAATATTATTTAGAAAAAACACCATTAAGTAAGACGGATATTTATGTGCTACGTCCTAGAAACCAAGTTTGGGATTGGGAATATAAAAGCTCTTGTGGCGAATCTAAAATTGATGTTTTTAATGAAGTTTATGAGGCCTTTGGTGCTCTTGTAGATCAATACAATCCTGAAGCTATAAAAGTAGCCATCTGTTATAGTGATGGGATGGAAATGTTTAATGAAGGGTTCAGTCCTCCAAAAGATTGGACTGTAGTTTGGTCAGACCATGGTTTTGGAACCTTTGACCACGAAATAAAGGATACAAAAGGATATGATTTTGGTACTTATATGCATGCAGGGTATTGGTTAAATCACACTGTTCATAACCCGTATCCAGAGCTTGTTGAAACAGTAATGAAAGACATGTTTCAAAAATATGAAGCAGATAAATATTGCTTAGTTAATGGACAAAACTTTAGACCATTCTTATTAAATCTTGAGGCTTATAGTCAAGTTTGTTATGATCCAGAAACTTTTACAAGTGATGGTTTTTATAAAAATTGGACAGAGCGATATTTTACTCCCGATGTTGCAAAGCATGCCGTTACTTCAATGCAATATTTACATAAAGCACAGGAAGGCAGAAAAGGGTATGTAGAACATTTATGGGAAATTAGAGAAGCGGTCTCCTACCTTTCAAATGCTCCAATAGTGCGCCCAGGAAAAACACCAATTCCTTTTGATTATGAGCGTGTTCTAGGGGATTTGGAAAATACAGCAAGAACCAAATCATATCTAGAAAAAGCATTTGCTGAAGCTGAAACAGGCTATGAAAAAGCAAATAAGAGGGATGCTTTTTACCATTCCTATATTTTACTTCCAGTGCAATTATACTCAGATTTAATTGCGTTTGAAACAGCGCTTCATGAAATGGCAAAGCTTAAAAGTCAATACGAAACTACAAAGGATAAGAAGTTCCTAGCAGAAGCCATAACAATACTTCCAGAAGCGAAAAATAAACTTAAGATAGTTTTTGATCATAGAAGCTCGGGAGATTTAGATGATAAATGGAAAGATTGGTATTCTATTGCTATTCGCAGACAGAATAATGGTTTTCCAACCTATGAGATGTTAGATGCCATTGAGGCAAATCTTAAAAAAATGACACTATAA
- a CDS encoding GH92 family glycosyl hydrolase, producing MRLIKTLKTSTALLGISLLLLVSCKEEPENTLATTTVKEAVDYTAKVYPLLDSENSRWFFFSSANRPFGMVNLNPDTQIGGAWGSGYRYKTDTIKGFSHIHAWQLSGVSVMPVTINENTKEAIYTDFYSKFSHEKEQITPGYHSLELDRYQIKAELTSTKRVGLHQYEFPDISNKAILFNLNTVLGPCKNIEGLLEQNNSKELSGKLIMTPTHRRPKPVTVYFKVILDTEIASLEQDEETKNYLINLKDTARSVAMKVGISYTSVANATTNIDKELPNWDFNEIVDESKKEWNNLLGRIEVKGGSEKDQRRFYTDLWHALQGRRIISDINGAYPDNTGKEFRVGQLPLDANGKPKFNQYNSDSFWGAQWTLNTLWGLVYPEIMEEFTYSLMQYYKDGGLIPRGPSGGNYTYVMTGASATPFMVSAIQKGIVKNDIEEMYQALKKNHMLNGIMGKAGYEHTTNLGGGLKYYIENGFVPYPIPEGDFGSHQDGASMTMEYAYQDWTLAQLAKKLNHTEDYEYFMKRASNYKNVFDTEMGWMRPKNVKGEWKKDYDPYQVENGFIESNGAQSTWFVPHDLKGLASLMGGEEAAVEKLHMQFEKAEKLGFTAGSSHALELHPEYSRIPINFGNQPSIQTSFVFNQLNRPDLTQFWTRKVIAKTFSGLSPSTGYNGDEDQGLMGSLNVLLKIGLFQMNGGTEENPEYQIGSPIFDEITIALNPKYYANGSFKIKTINNSPTNVYVNKVTLNGTPIDNYKVSQSEVISGGELRLEMSDKPNN from the coding sequence ATGAGATTGATAAAAACACTTAAAACCAGCACTGCTTTACTAGGCATTTCTCTCCTTTTACTAGTTTCATGTAAAGAGGAACCAGAAAATACTTTAGCGACTACAACCGTTAAGGAAGCGGTAGACTATACGGCAAAAGTATATCCATTATTAGATTCAGAGAATTCTAGATGGTTTTTCTTTTCGTCTGCAAACCGTCCTTTCGGAATGGTAAATTTAAATCCAGATACCCAAATAGGAGGTGCTTGGGGTAGTGGTTATCGTTATAAAACAGATACCATTAAAGGCTTCAGTCATATTCATGCATGGCAACTATCGGGAGTTTCTGTAATGCCGGTTACCATTAACGAGAATACTAAGGAAGCTATTTACACCGATTTTTATTCAAAATTCAGCCATGAAAAAGAACAAATTACCCCTGGTTATCATTCGTTAGAGTTAGATAGGTATCAAATAAAAGCAGAATTAACGAGTACAAAAAGAGTAGGCTTACATCAGTATGAATTTCCTGATATTAGCAACAAGGCTATATTATTTAATTTAAATACGGTATTAGGTCCTTGTAAAAATATAGAAGGGTTGTTGGAGCAAAATAATAGTAAAGAACTTTCTGGTAAATTAATAATGACTCCTACGCATCGAAGGCCAAAGCCTGTTACTGTTTATTTTAAAGTAATACTAGATACAGAGATAGCTTCTTTAGAACAAGATGAAGAAACCAAGAATTATCTTATCAATTTAAAAGATACAGCACGTTCGGTAGCAATGAAGGTTGGTATTTCTTATACCTCAGTGGCGAATGCAACTACTAATATTGATAAAGAATTACCAAACTGGGATTTTAATGAAATTGTTGATGAATCAAAAAAAGAATGGAATAATCTATTAGGTAGAATTGAAGTAAAAGGTGGTTCTGAAAAAGATCAAAGAAGATTTTATACAGATTTATGGCATGCGCTTCAGGGCCGTAGAATAATTAGTGATATAAATGGCGCATACCCAGATAATACAGGAAAAGAATTTAGGGTAGGACAATTGCCCTTAGATGCTAATGGTAAACCAAAATTCAATCAATATAATTCTGATTCTTTTTGGGGAGCACAGTGGACTTTAAACACCTTATGGGGGCTCGTTTATCCTGAAATTATGGAAGAGTTTACGTATTCATTAATGCAATATTATAAAGATGGAGGACTCATCCCAAGAGGGCCGTCAGGAGGAAATTATACCTATGTAATGACAGGAGCATCTGCGACTCCGTTTATGGTGAGTGCCATTCAAAAAGGTATTGTGAAAAATGATATTGAAGAGATGTATCAAGCTTTAAAAAAGAACCATATGCTCAATGGTATCATGGGGAAAGCAGGGTATGAACATACTACAAACTTAGGAGGTGGTTTAAAATACTACATAGAAAATGGTTTTGTTCCTTATCCTATTCCTGAAGGAGATTTTGGGAGCCATCAAGATGGCGCAAGTATGACGATGGAGTATGCCTACCAGGATTGGACTTTAGCGCAATTGGCGAAAAAATTAAATCATACGGAAGATTATGAGTATTTCATGAAAAGAGCATCAAATTATAAGAATGTTTTTGATACAGAAATGGGTTGGATGCGTCCAAAAAATGTTAAGGGAGAATGGAAAAAAGACTACGATCCTTATCAGGTTGAAAACGGCTTTATAGAGTCAAATGGAGCGCAATCTACATGGTTTGTACCACATGATTTAAAAGGCTTGGCTTCATTAATGGGAGGAGAAGAAGCCGCAGTAGAGAAGTTACATATGCAATTTGAAAAAGCGGAAAAATTAGGCTTTACGGCAGGTTCATCTCACGCTCTTGAATTGCACCCTGAATATAGTAGAATCCCTATCAATTTTGGAAATCAACCGTCCATACAAACTTCATTTGTGTTTAATCAATTAAACAGACCAGACCTTACACAATTTTGGACACGTAAAGTAATTGCAAAAACGTTTAGTGGTTTATCGCCATCAACAGGGTATAACGGTGACGAAGATCAAGGTTTGATGGGAAGTTTGAATGTATTGCTTAAAATTGGTCTTTTTCAAATGAATGGCGGAACAGAAGAAAACCCTGAATACCAAATAGGCAGCCCTATTTTTGACGAAATAACCATAGCCTTAAATCCGAAGTATTACGCCAATGGTTCTTTTAAAATAAAAACGATTAACAATAGCCCAACAAATGTGTATGTAAATAAGGTAACCTTAAATGGTACTCCAATAGATAATTATAAAGTTTCACAAAGTGAGGTTATTTCTGGTGGAGAATTACGATTAGAAATGTCTGATAAACCTAATAACTAA